DNA sequence from the Liolophura sinensis isolate JHLJ2023 chromosome 1, CUHK_Ljap_v2, whole genome shotgun sequence genome:
GAACCCTGAAGGCCAGTAACTCTGctgccactttcacaaagcggcgtacgacatgtTTGCGCGtttttatacaatattttgCACATGACTGTTAACGTACTAGTGCCTCATATGTACGATATCGTACAAATACGACATCTTTGTAAAAGTGGTCCCTGATGAACGCCTCTTCCGTCTACACCTGGCTGGAAGCTACTGTTGTTCTCGCCTTTACTTTGCAGATCATTGCGTCAGTTCGTTGTACCGATATCCAGACATTAATACACACAGAGAGCCTGTCTGTCTATATACAAGTCTCAATGTAAAGGCAGTGAGGTGTGTTCCCTAATTTAGGGGCGTCACGGAACTAGCCGGACATACAGAAAATGGAGCGCACATGTTGTTCGTGAATATCCCACGAGTCGCGTCCCAGAATAGCACATAAGTTTGTTAATATTTACAGGTGAAGGCATGGTAGCACAGCTAGGGGTGTCTGCAGCAGATACCATGACGTACACATgttatctgtttatttacaaCTGTATATATAGCAAACCCAGAGCAAGACAACTTGATCAGATATCAGGTATACTATTGAACAGTTCAGCCAAACCACGATCAAGGTGTAGAAGCGAGACAAGAATCAGGTATACCGATTAAACGCTTTTAgttcttattttaaaaaaacattttagtttAGCCGAACCAGCGTGAGAACGAATTTGGACGAGTGGAAAAGAATCGAGGATATACAAAATGGAAAGAGGGTTAGCGTTGTAATCTAGACAGATGGTTGGAAAATGTTTCCAAGGAGTATGTCTCCGAAACTTGCGGGTACTCATTGAAACTTGGTTAAGCAAACTGTTAAAAAGTGATATTTGCAGTAAAATTAGTTCCATCGATGAGAAAAAGaagcaaaaataaagaaaaaaccgaaaaaagaagaaaaatatctcGGGTCCAGAGTGTCACTTATTTTGCCACTTTCCAACTGCTGTATCAATGAAATTATcagtaaaataacaattaatgTTTTAAGTAACTTTACAGGTGACTCGGTGATTCATAATTTGTATCAGAAGAGTTGAAGTACAGAATGGCCTGTCGGTTTTATCaacttaaaattaacattactgATGGTTGTTTTTTATTGTGTGGATGAAAGATTTTCATTCCTCCAACCGGCTCTCTGTAATAACAGGAAAGAAAACCCACATTGGCAAAACAACACGGAAACCTATATTGTGTAGAGGATTGTTGCTGGGGAAAAAATCTTTTTAGAAGAAGATGATAATGTATGGACCAGAGTAATGACATCAcagctctaccagctgtgcctTAAAGAGGTATCTGAATGCTTCATTTTTCACCTTGACAATTTAAGAAACCTTTTCCATAAGCTTTTCTGTTTAAACCATTACATACCACATCGAGAGCGTAGGTCGAGAACTTCCTCACCATTGTGATACAGCTCAATTATCAGGGTGTTTTTGGCTACTTTACGCAAGATTACTCCATCAGAATGAAGAAGATGAGTTTACCTTAATGACAGGGTTTTTGGAAAGCAACGTTTATCGACTCAGAAAGAGGGCTGTCTTCCTCATCCAGACTTTAAGTTATCTTCTGAGAAATTAAGTATCACACACAGAAGACGACAAGCACTAAACAATTATTAAAGGTATGTCTATTGTgccaattaaaactgaaaagcaGGTTAATGGATTTGTAGGAAATGGCTTTATAATAACACAACACTCGTTTGATTTAATTACTTATACGCCCAGGTGTTAGTACATGATTTTAACTTCCGAGTATATGACAAAAAGAAATACTGGAAATTTGCTGGAACAAAGTGATACAGATACTCCTTTTGCTCAACTAGATTTCAAACACATCTTGTGACTGATCTTGCAGATTGATCtttagaaattttaaaatttgaccgTACCGATGCATACGTCAACGAATAATTATGAACTCCcccttctatttttattttgagatcCCCGTGTATCAAGCGTGGGCGTGCCTTCAGTGCGTAATCAAAATTAGGCTTAGATTTGTGCGGGCAACTCGCCCACTATAACATCTTTCTTATTTAGCACAAGGCTTAATATTTTGATTAATACATgcaagaaaatcaaaaatggtCGAAAAACCAGTGCAAAAAGGTCTGATCACTGATGATTTAAACAGGAACAGATACAGAACGTATAACTGTAAAAGTATACTACTGGTTTACAATCGCCTTTTCACAACAGGACTCTCACGGACGACAACACAAAAAGATCCAAAACGCTGTACAACACAGCGCTGTTTTCTGTGGCGTCTCACTTcttgtgtactacatgtataggtgtgttatgagcacacatacaccaataACTGTGATGTAAAGAGGAAAGAACGAATTTGTTAACAGCTTTGGAGGGTTTCATTTAAGGCGGGGAATAGTTTTACGAGTTTCCCCACTGATTTTAACTTCCTTGAGTTAAACAGAGCTGTCACAATGAACAATTCATAAATCTTGCAGGAAATGTCTGTCTTTCAATATTATGATCAACACTAAAGCAAACGTCACAAAGTTTCCAAGCGTCACAATAACGCACAATGTACATCAGTCTGTTCACCACGCATGTGCACAGCATTAATTGACATGCAGAAAAACACACCACCGTTGTCACTGAAGCCACGCAACAATACAATTCACGGCACGTGACTTGACGTCGCCAGGGACTACCCACTGCCTACATTGTACAGCACTCACACGTGACAACGTTCACTATAGCAGCTACGTACGGACTTTACAATTACGCACGTTTATTTTGCGCTACCATGTGTAGAAGATTTCGAAGAATTCGAAGACTTGCTCACCAAGTTGTACAGGTGACAAGAAGATTATGGCGGGTGTGCGGATGTTGTGGAACGGTTAACGAAGAGTTCCAAAGAGACATTGTGCCTATGACTTCCGTGATCAACGGGGCGGTGACCAAAAGGTCTTCAGCGAACAACCCAGAGGTCTTTCCCTTAGGACTGTGCTGTTTCATACCACAAGGCAGGTACCTCATGCACGAAAATGAAGGTGTCCACAGCTGCCCATCGGTGCAAGCATCTGTAAACAAACAATCCTCGAGAACAGACTGGAACCATTCTGAGACTAGGCTCGCCACATGTGATGCATCTAAATCGGGACCTGGCGAAACGGTCCAAGATGGAATAAACAATGGACAAGTGTACGCTAGTCCAACCAAAGGTGGAATAAACAATGGCCAAGTGTACGCTAGTCCAACCAAAGATGGAATAAACAATGGCCAAGTGTACGCTAGTCCAACCAAAGGACAACAAATTCTACCAAGGTCGGGAAAGGAATACCAGAATTTCAAGACTGATGTGAATGAGGGTGAGATAAATGGATCAGGTAAGACATCATCCATGGTATCTAAACGTACCCTCTCCGCACACAGCAGCAACACCGGCCAAACTGATGATTTTGTAGCCATGAGGTTGTACAAGCTCCTCACTCCAGTTCATACCAACACTACATCTGAAGACAAGGATGCGACGGAGCAACTCATCCCACGTCAAGAGGACAGTATCCCTAATCAGATAGATGATCAGGTATCAATAAGAGTTTACCCTAAGCCATCATCTTTACCTAGATGTTCAACATCACCTGAAAATAGAAATAACAGAGAAACTAACCAAACAGATGATCACGTGCCCATGATATTTTATGGTCGGGATTCACCTACACCTAATCCAAAGCTACATGGTATATTGCATAATAAGGATCAACATCATAGCACCAATCAGTCTCATGAAAATTCCGTATCTCGACCGAAACGAACCGTTCACTTCAAGCCCACAGTGCGGCGAATATTGTACACCCCTATCCCATGGAGTGAATATTTACAACAACCTGAAGAGGGACCACCCATCAACATGAACTCACAGACTGTTTGTTTTGGTCGCCGTCGATCAGGAAATCTCATCTTGGAGTTTGCCAGAGAACAACTCTGGAATTTTATCTGTCCATCCAAGTTGCCACTTGAAGAAAGATTATACAGCTCACCAACTAGCTGCGTTGATTTGGTAACGGTTGGAGAAAAGAACAGGGAAATCGCCATAAAAACCATGACCATGGCCGAGAGCGATCTGGAATCTACTCTTCTCATTGAATGTCAGTGTTCTCGTGTGGTACAGTTGTGTGCGTGTTACGTCCAGGGTGGTATGAGGTATTTGTGCATGCAGTATTACGAGAGAAGAgatctgtctgtttggctgATCAAGGACAGAAGAAAGTGTTATATCAGAGAAGAGGCAGCAACGTTGATTTGTGCCTACGTTCTCGCCGGTTTGGAGTTTCTTCACTCCAAGAACATTCTCCACTTGAACGTTCAGCCTAGTAACATTCTCATCGATGGTGGAGGTTTCCCAGTTCTGACCGATTTTGGCAAAGCTCAGAGGAGACTGATGAGACAACCGCTGGAGTCCCCGGGCAGACTGGACGATATGCGGGGTTTGGCCTGTGTCCTGTACGAGTCTGTCACCCGCATAGTGCCCCCGTCTGAGGACAACATCTCATCGAATCTGAACCTCTCCATGCTGACAGAAGCCGCCAGCAACTTCGTCGGTTTTCATCTGACGTGTCCTCGACGGGAAAGGAGAAAGATGAAGCACCGCTGTGATCACGTGATGGGTCACAATCTCTTCTCCATGATCGACTGGAATGAAGTGAAGAACAGCAGCACATGCCGCCTTAACAAGGTAGAAAGATTTCGTCTTCTTCATCACCTTTACACACAtagaaaagtgaaaatttgatgtCAAAATATGGTCAAAATTGTTCTGAAAATAGAAGAGGGGGGAAAACACGAAcagatgtgtttattttaagagtGTAACTTACTAAATAGTTTCTTTTATCTTACCATGAATCAATTCATAAATCATCAACTTTTCAGTTGTTCAGCAAAATGGAGCGTGATGAATGGATGGCCAGGAACACGCCCGACATGCTGCCGGGGAACCCATTTCTACCAGCAAATAATGCAAATGTGGCAACACCATCCAGTGAAACACCATCTACGTCGGCGGAAACGCCAACAGAATCGTCTGATTCACTGACACAGTTCACTGAAACACCAACACAATCGGCTTAAAAACCGATTCCATCCACCAAATCATCAACGCAATCGACTGAAACACCAACACTGTCGACTGAAGCACCTCCACAGTCGACTGTATCACCGACTCCAACTTGTGAAGCACAAGTACAATGGGCTGAAACAACGACCCTTTCGACTTTATCACCGACTCCACTGCTGTTGCACTTACACAAATCTCTAACTAATCGCTAAGAGATCACAAAAATGCTGGTGCTGTTGACAGGAAGGGGATTGATTCAGGTGTGCGGTTTAGCTAAATTACTCAGTCATGCTTTAGGGCAAATGGACAGCAGTGAGCATTCATAAGGTACTTCAAAACAGTTATAACTTATCAGTAACTTCGTATTTCAAGGAAGTATTTCGCAATTCAAATCCtatatacatgaaaaatcaGTATAATACAAAGGTGTACAAATGGTCGTTGTCAATAACGGTTGATAGCTTATGTGTAGATCATTTCTAGGAATTTGTTAGGACATGACAGTCAACAATATAATGGTATTTTCTAATGAAAGGGAGGGTGTGACAGTTGGTCCAACTGTCAGCATTTGTCCGACAAACATGCGCTGTTACAAATCATCATGAATGTAAATCCAGTGTTCTGTGGCCAGAAGAGCCTTCCAAATAAACATGCTCTACAGTATAGGTTTGCACGTCCTGGCATAATATGAACCGATACTTTAAGAATGCACGGTATATAGGCTTTGGCGTACCGAGATGGAGGCTCTCCTATTGTTTATTCTTCATCATATTTGAGATGATTTCATGTAATCTTACTTGGTAAAGTCCTAAAAGgatttacttttttgtatttttactcctgtttatgaaataaaatagtACTAGAATCAATGCGACGTGGTTCATAAGAGttacaaaaatattctgttaagtTCACAGGACAAACCACATTCGACTTCAGATTGGATAATGTCAATAACTTTATAATTTTCCTTGTTAACAATGAATTTAAGCACCTCagaatgtcagtataatgtgggaGTATAGCCAACAGATTTCTCGAAAGACAGTTCGTTTCggaacattaaaattttttttgaatttattttaattccGTACGTTGGTATTTGTGCATAGCACCATCTGAAATGAGCTCTTGATGGACAGTTGGAAATTACTTCGATCGGTATCGACTACCAAAGCATGTCCCGgaaatttcatttcactttaaatcTTTATAGTGTATTCCaaatgcgtttttttttctttccaacaCATTTTCCAACCAATCTTGATCAAAACAAAGAGCACACAATGAAGTGTGTGCCACCTGCTTCTAATCAAGTTAACTAGTTGAAATAAAGCAGGGAAAAAATATTGTACACACGAAATTGTGAACCCCGGAGGCCAGTAACTCTGctgccactttcacaaagcggtgtACGCCATTTTTGTGCGTTtttgtacgatattttgtacgtcactgttaGCCTACCATTGTCCGATATGTGCGATATCGTACAAGTTTGACATCTTTGTGGAAGTGGTCCCTGACGAACGTCTCATTCGTCTACATCTGGCTGGAAGTTACTGTTGTTCTCGCCTTCACACTGCGGACCATTGCGTCAGTTCGATGTACCGATATCCTGACATTAATACATACTGACAGCCTGTCTGTCTATATACACCTCTTAGAGTAAAGGCCATGAGGTGCGTTCCTTAATTTAGGAGCGTTAGGAAACTAGCTGCAATATATATGTTATccaggcgtcgaaacagacattccttaTGGTGGACCATGATGAGTAATCACAAATGAGTGGAGACATTGACGGATTTAGCCACGAGGCGAGAGTTGTCTCTTTGGGGAAAATTCACTAAGCCGGACATGAAGCAAGTGGGGAACACATGTTGTTCGTGAATAGGCAACGAGTCGCGTCCCACAATAGCACATAagtttgttaatatttaaaggTGAAGGCATGGTAGCACAGCTAGGGGTGTCTGCATGGAGGTACCATGACGTACACATGTTACCTGTTTATTTACAACTGTATATATAGCAAACCCAGAGCAAGACGACTTAATCAGATATCAGGTATACAGACTATTCTGCCAAGCCACGATCAAGGTATAGAAGCGAGACAGGGATCAGGCATACCGACTGAACGCTTTTAGTTCTGATTACAGAAAAGATTTTAGTTTAGCCGAACCAGCGTGAAAACGAACTTGGACGAGTGGAAAAAAATCgaggaaaaacaaaatgagaagAGGGTTAGCGTTGTAATCTAGACAGACGGTTGGAAAATGTTTCCAAAGAGTATGTCTCCGAAACTTGCGGGTACTCATCGAGACTTGGTTAAGCAAACTGTTAAAAAGTGATATTTGAAGTTATAATAGTAACATTgatgagaaaaagaaacaaaaataaagaaaaaaccgaaaaaagaagaaaaatatctcGGGTCCAGAGTGTCACTTATTTTGCCACTTTCCAACTGCTGTATCAATGAAATTATcagtaaaataacaattaatgTTTTAAGTAACTTTACAGGTGACTCGGTGATTCAGAACTTGTATAAGAGTTGAAGTACAGAATGGCCTGTCGGTTTTATCaacttaaaattaacattactgATGGTTGTTTTTTATTGTGTGGATGAAAGATTTTCATTCCTCCAACCAGCTCTCTGTAATAACAGGAAAGAAAACCCACATTGGCAAAACAACACGGAAACCTATATTGTGTAGAGGATTGTTGCTGGGGAAAAAATCTTTTTAGAAGAAGATGATAATGTATGGGCCAGAGTAATGACATCAcagctctaccagctgtgcctTAAATGGGTATCTGAATGCTTCATTTTTCACCTTGACAATTTAAGAAACCTTTTCCATAAGCTTTTCTGTTTAAACCATTACATACCACATCGAGAGCGTAGGTCGAGAACTTCCTCACCATTGTGATACAGCTCAGTTATCAGGGTGTTTTTGGCTACTTTACGCAAGATTACTCCATCAGAATGAAGAAGATGAGTTTACCTTAATGACAGGGGTTTTGGAAAGCAACGTTTATCGACTCAGAAAGAGGGCTGTCTTCCTCATCCAGACGTTAGGTTATCTTCTGAGAAACTAAGTATCACACAAAGAAGACGACAAGCACTAAACAATTATTAAAGATATGTTTGTACCAATTAAATCTGAAAAGCAGGTTAATGGATTTGTAGGAAATAGCCTTAAAATAACACAACACTCATTTGATTCAATTATTTACATTCCCAGGTAATagtacataattttaatttcCGACAAAGAGAAATACCAGGTAATCCATTTTACATGTGATACTCTGTTGAAATTTTACAACAAACCGTTATGATTAGGTTTTTGCCCTCAACGTCGGCAATGGAATATCTATGACTGTCATTGTCGGTATAAttcagccattatactgacaaagaGAATACATACTGATCAACATTGTCTGTGTATTATATCGTCATTGCATGAACACTTCCATTGCGTCATGGGCCTTTTTGACAAACAATGACAAACAATACCTTTGAaacttttataaacaaatgCTCTGTGCCTGAAGAAAGCTTGtaataaagcaaaaataaaatgcaaaatacgCTGCTT
Encoded proteins:
- the LOC135463271 gene encoding cAMP-dependent protein kinase catalytic subunit-like, which encodes MCRRFRRIRRLAHQVVQVTRRLWRVCGCCGTVNEEFQRDIVPMTSVINGAVTKRSSANNPEVFPLGLCCFIPQGRYLMHENEGVHSCPSVQASVNKQSSRTDWNHSETRLATCDASKSGPGETVQDGINNGQVYASPTKGGINNGQVYASPTKDGINNGQVYASPTKGQQILPRSGKEYQNFKTDVNEGEINGSGKTSSMVSKRTLSAHSSNTGQTDDFVAMRLYKLLTPVHTNTTSEDKDATEQLIPRQEDSIPNQIDDQVSIRVYPKPSSLPRCSTSPENRNNRETNQTDDHVPMIFYGRDSPTPNPKLHGILHNKDQHHSTNQSHENSVSRPKRTVHFKPTVRRILYTPIPWSEYLQQPEEGPPINMNSQTVCFGRRRSGNLILEFAREQLWNFICPSKLPLEERLYSSPTSCVDLVTVGEKNREIAIKTMTMAESDLESTLLIECQCSRVVQLCACYVQGGMRYLCMQYYERRDLSVWLIKDRRKCYIREEAATLICAYVLAGLEFLHSKNILHLNVQPSNILIDGGGFPVLTDFGKAQRRLMRQPLESPGRLDDMRGLACVLYESVTRIVPPSEDNISSNLNLSMLTEAASNFVGFHLTCPRRERRKMKHRCDHVMGHNLFSMIDWNEVKNSSTCRLNKVERFRLLHHLYTHRKVKI